One Spinacia oleracea cultivar Varoflay chromosome 4, BTI_SOV_V1, whole genome shotgun sequence DNA segment encodes these proteins:
- the LOC110782714 gene encoding uncharacterized protein isoform X2, with protein MDTLSSLSTFPLIPLNFTNSSSNNQTRLINQSGKSLINYHLNPKLRNSTKQYYNCIKVRQLEVRVKAIDDVSGAIGDPAQAQLTWQIIVGSLAGVIPFIVAGIEFSKRIGVFYHGNLGKDSFRDDIGVVWL; from the exons ATGGACACTCTTTCTTCCCTTTCCACCTTCCCTCTTATCCCTCTTAACTTTACTAATTCCTCAAGCAATAACCAAACACGTCTAATCAACCAAAGTggtaaatcattaattaattatcaccTTAATCCTAAATTAAGAAACTcaacaaaacaatattataattgTATCAAAGTTAGGCAATTGGAGGTGAGGGTGAAAGCAATAGATGATGTTTCAGGAGCAATTGGAGATCCAGCTCAAGCTCAACTTACTTGGCAAATCATTGTTGGCTCTCTAg CTGGTGTCATACCTTTTATTGTTGCGGGAATTGAATTCAGCAAAAGAATT GGGGTTTTCTACCATGGCAATCTTGGAAAAGATTCTTTTCGGGATGATATAGGGGTTGTTTGGTTATAA
- the LOC110782714 gene encoding uncharacterized protein isoform X1 encodes MDTLSSLSTFPLIPLNFTNSSSNNQTRLINQSGKSLINYHLNPKLRNSTKQYYNCIKVRQLEVRVKAIDDVSGAIGDPAQAQLTWQIIVGSLAGVIPFIVAGIEFSKRIAAQRRCEVCGGSGLVLRDKKYYFKCPGCGGFLPWQSWKRFFSG; translated from the exons ATGGACACTCTTTCTTCCCTTTCCACCTTCCCTCTTATCCCTCTTAACTTTACTAATTCCTCAAGCAATAACCAAACACGTCTAATCAACCAAAGTggtaaatcattaattaattatcaccTTAATCCTAAATTAAGAAACTcaacaaaacaatattataattgTATCAAAGTTAGGCAATTGGAGGTGAGGGTGAAAGCAATAGATGATGTTTCAGGAGCAATTGGAGATCCAGCTCAAGCTCAACTTACTTGGCAAATCATTGTTGGCTCTCTAg CTGGTGTCATACCTTTTATTGTTGCGGGAATTGAATTCAGCAAAAGAATT GCAGCACAAAGAAGGTGTGAGGTTTGTGGAGGTTCGGGATTAGTTTTAAGGGACAAAAAATACTATTTCAAGTGCCCTGGTTGTG GGGGTTTTCTACCATGGCAATCTTGGAAAAGATTCTTTTCGGGATGA